In Tepidanaerobacter syntrophicus, a single genomic region encodes these proteins:
- a CDS encoding chromate transporter has protein sequence MEELWKLFIVFCRIGAFTFGGGYAMLPLIQKEVVEKNHWATDEEVIDYYAIGQCTPGIIAVNTATFIGFKQRGIIGAIVATCGVVFPSVVVISVIAAYLTNFEDYAVVQHAFGGIRVAVAALILNTIIKMWRTSVKDWLGIIIFSGSFLAVAFFNISPIPVVVISALLGISGMRVRTDVK, from the coding sequence ATGGAAGAGCTTTGGAAACTTTTTATCGTTTTTTGCCGAATTGGAGCATTTACATTTGGCGGTGGCTATGCGATGCTTCCCCTTATCCAAAAAGAGGTTGTGGAAAAGAATCACTGGGCAACAGATGAAGAAGTTATAGATTATTATGCCATTGGCCAGTGCACACCGGGGATAATTGCAGTAAACACTGCAACTTTTATAGGTTTTAAGCAGAGGGGAATAATAGGTGCAATAGTTGCTACATGCGGCGTTGTTTTTCCTTCCGTTGTAGTAATTAGCGTTATTGCAGCCTATCTCACTAATTTTGAGGATTATGCAGTGGTTCAGCATGCCTTCGGAGGAATAAGAGTCGCTGTGGCAGCTCTTATCTTAAACACAATAATCAAAATGTGGAGAACATCTGTAAAGGATTGGCTGGGAATTATTATATTTTCCGGATCTTTTTTAGCAGTGGCTTTTTTTAATATTTCTCCTATTCCTGTAGTTGTGATTTCTGCGCTTCTGGGAATATCCGGGATGCGTGTGAGGACTGATGTAAAATGA
- a CDS encoding chromate transporter — MIYIRLFVEFFKAGLFAIGGGLATIPFLQDISEKTGWFSLRELVDMIAISESTPGPIGINMATYAGYKTAKFAGAIIAVVGEVTPSIIIIVLIAYYYMRFSEQPLVKAGFYGVRPAVTGLIAAAGFEVAKIALFNIEAYLKTHNLFALFNLKSIALFAIIVFLMNKYKKHPIYFLVGAAIIGIVFKF; from the coding sequence ATGATATATATAAGATTATTCGTGGAATTTTTTAAGGCAGGTTTATTTGCAATAGGCGGCGGTCTTGCGACTATCCCCTTTCTCCAGGATATATCAGAAAAAACGGGATGGTTTAGTCTGCGAGAATTAGTGGATATGATAGCAATTTCAGAATCTACTCCCGGCCCTATCGGCATTAATATGGCTACATATGCAGGTTATAAAACTGCTAAATTCGCAGGAGCAATAATTGCTGTAGTTGGAGAAGTGACTCCTTCAATTATTATAATAGTTTTAATCGCATATTATTACATGCGGTTTAGTGAACAACCGTTGGTGAAGGCAGGCTTTTACGGAGTAAGACCTGCTGTAACAGGTCTTATAGCAGCGGCAGGGTTTGAGGTTGCAAAAATTGCGCTGTTTAATATTGAAGCTTACTTAAAGACGCATAATCTTTTTGCGCTTTTTAACTTAAAATCCATCGCACTTTTTGCAATCATTGTGTTTTTAATGAATAAATACAAGAAACATCCCATATACTTTTTAGTAGGAGCGGCTATAATAGGAATTGTATTCAAATTCTAG
- a CDS encoding helix-turn-helix domain-containing protein — protein sequence MRREHIKYMENIPINIELLDIREYPIHWHEAIEILMILKGSIEATVESDTYRLIENEVEIINLDEAHSLSSNEPNLVLMLHIDPNFFQKYYEDIRNIYFYTDCAFEGEPQVGDNYEIFKKYLSTILCEAVQKGEDYDVYIRETLVELLYLLINEFHYLIYENRDLKDNAEQLQRYHRIAKYIFNNYNNKISLQDIAKKEFLSAQYLSNEIKYALGISFQDFVNLTRAEESVKLLLDTDMSISEISEEVGFSHTRYYNKHFKRHYKMTPLQYRKKYKMDEEKFNKAKQITSYDLGEALKYISSYLENYERYNYEEKISKINVDVYKNEGEFFHTYKDAIILPKASAILEKEIQEFLITIQKEIDFDYGILRDLFSREIGIYPEGNINFRYAKKIIDLILSVNLRPDIIFGFKEFTPARYKEIITNFLNYFQEEYGTYELSKWRYSIEKDAPEDFKKIFYGILSDEWGFTAKEEDIKDRDINSVYDMASMVPLVIDKAVNGDDPYVLKAIDDIAREENPENAVFFGDKGLLNWEGIKKPAYHAFYFLSKLGDTVIEKGEGYIVTSKGEDFQLLLYTTGKENTERNLSLNIVNLWRDYRVVMYEASENTNSAYNLWKALGEPLYLTDNEVELLKLASIPKITTDFRKKKPVQHFKLKIRGCGAILLMFYAT from the coding sequence ATGCGAAGAGAACATATAAAATATATGGAAAACATACCCATCAACATTGAGCTTTTAGATATCAGAGAATATCCCATACATTGGCATGAAGCTATAGAAATTCTGATGATATTAAAGGGCTCCATAGAGGCTACGGTGGAATCCGACACTTACAGACTTATTGAAAATGAAGTGGAAATAATAAACTTAGATGAGGCTCACAGTTTATCTTCAAATGAGCCAAATCTTGTGCTTATGCTGCATATAGATCCTAATTTCTTTCAAAAGTATTATGAAGATATCAGAAATATATACTTTTATACAGACTGTGCTTTTGAAGGAGAGCCTCAGGTAGGGGATAATTATGAGATTTTTAAGAAGTATCTTTCAACAATACTTTGTGAAGCGGTGCAAAAGGGCGAGGATTACGATGTTTACATTCGGGAAACTCTTGTTGAGCTTTTGTATCTTTTGATAAATGAATTTCATTATTTAATATATGAAAATAGAGATTTAAAAGACAACGCCGAACAGCTTCAGCGCTACCACAGGATAGCAAAATATATATTCAACAACTATAACAATAAAATTTCATTGCAAGATATAGCAAAAAAGGAGTTTTTAAGCGCTCAGTATCTTTCCAACGAAATTAAATATGCACTGGGAATAAGCTTTCAGGATTTTGTAAACCTGACAAGGGCTGAAGAATCTGTAAAGTTGCTGCTTGATACAGATATGAGTATCTCTGAAATATCTGAAGAAGTAGGTTTTTCCCATACCAGGTATTATAACAAACACTTTAAGCGCCATTACAAAATGACCCCTCTTCAATACCGCAAAAAATACAAAATGGATGAAGAAAAATTTAATAAGGCAAAGCAAATAACTTCCTACGATCTTGGCGAAGCCTTAAAGTATATTTCATCTTACCTGGAAAATTATGAAAGGTACAATTATGAAGAAAAAATTTCAAAAATTAATGTAGATGTTTACAAAAACGAGGGAGAATTTTTCCATACTTACAAAGATGCAATAATTCTTCCTAAAGCCTCTGCTATCCTAGAAAAAGAAATTCAAGAATTTCTCATTACAATCCAAAAAGAAATCGATTTTGACTACGGAATTTTAAGAGATTTGTTCTCAAGAGAGATTGGGATATATCCTGAAGGAAATATAAACTTTAGATACGCAAAAAAAATTATAGACTTGATTCTTTCTGTTAATTTACGTCCGGATATTATTTTTGGTTTCAAAGAATTTACACCGGCCCGTTATAAAGAAATTATTACAAATTTTTTAAATTATTTTCAAGAAGAATATGGGACCTACGAACTTAGCAAATGGAGATATAGTATTGAAAAGGATGCTCCAGAGGATTTCAAAAAGATATTTTATGGCATCTTAAGTGACGAATGGGGCTTTACCGCAAAGGAAGAAGATATAAAAGACCGTGATATAAATTCAGTCTATGATATGGCATCTATGGTACCACTTGTTATAGATAAAGCGGTAAATGGCGACGACCCCTATGTATTAAAGGCAATAGACGATATCGCAAGGGAAGAAAATCCGGAAAATGCCGTATTTTTTGGCGATAAGGGGCTTTTAAACTGGGAAGGCATTAAAAAGCCCGCATATCACGCCTTTTACTTTTTAAGTAAGTTAGGAGATACGGTAATAGAAAAGGGAGAAGGATATATTGTCACATCTAAAGGGGAAGATTTCCAATTGCTTTTATATACTACAGGAAAAGAGAACACTGAAAGGAACCTATCACTAAACATAGTAAACTTATGGCGCGATTACCGGGTAGTAATGTACGAAGCAAGTGAAAATACAAACAGCGCCTACAATCTCTGGAAGGCTCTGGGAGAGCCACTGTATCTTACTGATAATGAAGTTGAACTCCTGAAACTTGCGTCAATTCCTAAGATAACAACAGATTTTAGGAAAAAGAAGCCTGTCCAGCACTTTAAATTAAAAATCCGCGGCTGTGGAGCGATTCTCCTGATGTTTTACGCAACTTGA
- a CDS encoding IPT/TIG domain-containing protein, with amino-acid sequence MIKKGRAAISALLAILILFSMVVPHNAELAYGYDKDTYAVSEIVIGKEHDSNRLTTGMSLSIKGSELEGAPVFIEYGSKFEQLKGPKINTYGLLYFEFTKPEDWEKLKNIKSIVVGNASIPIGDKGAMPTITDVTPKVNKDMGTLYIKGTNFDLITDTAEITVKYGTGVLFNTIPNDCFKTNPAQINEFQEGELGLQDIEITRKFDTDPIKFNDLNSGKKVKITINHTYNGQFRLVEDLNISTDIEMFPNRGAKGGKVYFKASQLRQYDVYFLKATDGTDPYTTANKGKNPSPLQQTDDGKYVFTVEVPDITPGEYWVVLTNQVPDYKDPMQAVSGEYIYQKEKFTVIQGSKSAKIDIIQPNKGPDTGSTATITGRYLGSLNIDDLQIDENCLPNIDILSDGVMKLTYKSSDNAAVGTYRNLPVTTVEKTIKVIIGPQADVIKEGSTFSPDIDKLAVKINADTNESNPVKDVVVETTTRIVIGSNEKEYLFTERAELPKGYTFIPSRIKPEANSIVPGEIHVTKKNDGTYVIPQDLMIGIYGKNFAIYKYTVDGAIKAVYPIISFGDVKINKNENSNIQLYVMDDAGNIMDGSTGQEAGTRILLTIPKDTKIPEEYVNTNVPVVVTNPVRNSDVPGLSSESSLMVKFILSKDDKTPVIESVVPDVVTVSGGETVTIKGSNFLQDVKVFIDGKEVSSIRREGDGKTITFKAPPGREGTTQLQVINPGGGIAVKEFNYVKTYTDPKITDFAPKVGNTGTLVLVTGDNFLAPDPTSTGTTTSEIYKLIGTRILLQNQDINEYNTDPETKRITLQYYASPENDEILSIGETVDGRKYLKIADYWHSIVFKDSQDKFYTLKQDFQGNAILSDGVKNTYTIGIKYDDTSNDYALMASKEGGSDYKIEIDTVNEIINGKDVKVTTLLIKENPSIKLYMQTLYKVDDSGVIVGNNVKVIDKNKIIFKVPKLSAGDGYYDLTVLNPDTKRDSRTGTQGFYYYTQPQSRPKIVKIVPDKGSTDGGYTVDIIGEDFKDDGTYKSKVFINGVEVKKEDTIVSVDGKTITVKVPPFSGDLSKEKGTDRITVPVVVLNPDGASAGKEDGFTYMVPTSYPRITRVVPSQGSAAGKQIVEITGSDFRYFEPYNDDNRNQIKDENEIYQDLNGNGIWDDFRPSAVKERLGNSFDENKDIIQNLKDYYGENFDKIVLSVLPKIYFGNQTAEIVEFADGYLKVKTPAASAGTVDVYIVNNDSGISNKVKYTYTSTKPVITRIVPSEGKKQGGDRVEVFGSGFAQSDMRIVDADGAVNLKQMAAIRFGNITNRNIPREEENSGRIDNQRTTVNLAGGLRVEYANGKIYLTLSEGGREFVTLNPIPFDGNAMFVSTRLLKAEGTNPYPYSELIRLEISDRRLFVERGYAPEVEFLNSGQLVVTTPAYYTIGQVEVTLINPDGGTAQSTFMYKYPASSPYIVNLTKEGKSPEDANINGRDIKVLYLTYKGGNTVSVIGGDFRENAKIQISDVATIEPKDITYTLPTKLTFTMPQVPESAVGKLHRLVVINEDGGQAASDKVSPKPIYIMFVKGETSPAITKITPDKGPSSGGTSVKIEGKDFREGLKVYFGETPVPEDNIQVIDYKTILAVTPPHASGTVDVKVENPDGELSAPSGKFTYLSTPKISAVVDPTDPSETTKITRISINGGQRIKIKGTGFMTGARVIFAPSLKKIDSESDASGTIVYVDGIPYLLENGIDGTGVNVIDSQTITVITAPAKLDSKGVLVINPDGGATDIYEQLTYGLPELSAPMNVTAELVYDRYIKISWSAVESAKGYEIYAVVDDNNIDFVGNTELTSFVYSDLEPYTMYKFVVKALGDFGSSPPSAESNTVRTGGRVGPSDEDGGLVEETTTEKIGNTVRIVIGTKDYRKDITVNLVDSNFLGANTVTITMPVEIISKSNSGDITILGKDFTLKFNPKAFYTSKVRQYEDKDNTGVRFEITYGTESTGFGNRTLLSGQLLMKAGLYVGSDTFDLDYLNDSMQFGVDFDRAKANLRKITNIALYRYDDAKGDWTSIYERYSGPDVSVKTTINRLGKYAVFGTRG; translated from the coding sequence ATGATAAAGAAAGGTAGAGCAGCAATTTCGGCGCTTCTTGCGATTTTAATACTATTTTCTATGGTTGTGCCGCATAACGCAGAATTGGCATATGGATATGATAAAGATACCTATGCAGTAAGTGAAATAGTTATAGGGAAAGAGCACGACAGCAACAGACTTACCACAGGGATGTCTTTATCAATCAAAGGAAGTGAGCTGGAAGGAGCTCCTGTTTTTATAGAATATGGCTCTAAATTTGAACAGCTTAAAGGCCCTAAGATTAATACATATGGGTTACTTTATTTCGAATTTACAAAACCTGAGGACTGGGAAAAGCTAAAGAATATTAAATCTATAGTAGTGGGAAATGCCTCAATTCCCATTGGCGACAAAGGCGCTATGCCTACTATTACTGATGTCACTCCAAAAGTAAATAAAGATATGGGAACATTGTATATAAAAGGAACAAATTTTGATTTAATCACAGATACCGCCGAAATAACAGTTAAGTATGGAACAGGCGTTCTTTTTAATACCATTCCTAATGATTGCTTTAAAACAAATCCTGCGCAGATAAATGAATTTCAAGAAGGAGAATTAGGCCTTCAAGACATAGAGATTACCAGGAAATTCGATACTGATCCTATAAAATTTAATGATTTGAATTCTGGAAAAAAAGTCAAAATTACCATAAACCACACATATAACGGCCAATTTCGTCTGGTGGAGGATTTGAATATATCTACTGACATTGAAATGTTTCCTAACAGAGGCGCAAAAGGCGGAAAAGTATATTTTAAAGCAAGTCAGCTGCGCCAATATGATGTATATTTCTTGAAAGCTACAGACGGCACAGATCCTTATACAACCGCAAACAAGGGGAAAAACCCCAGCCCCCTCCAGCAAACCGATGACGGCAAATATGTATTTACCGTTGAAGTGCCTGATATTACGCCGGGAGAGTATTGGGTGGTCCTTACAAACCAGGTTCCCGATTATAAAGATCCAATGCAGGCAGTCTCCGGAGAGTATATATATCAAAAGGAAAAATTTACCGTAATCCAAGGATCTAAAAGTGCAAAAATCGATATTATACAGCCCAACAAAGGACCTGATACCGGCTCTACAGCTACCATTACCGGAAGATACCTGGGAAGCCTTAATATAGATGATTTACAAATTGATGAAAACTGCCTTCCGAACATAGACATTTTATCAGATGGCGTTATGAAATTAACATATAAAAGCAGTGATAATGCAGCTGTCGGAACTTATCGAAACTTACCTGTAACAACAGTTGAAAAAACAATAAAAGTGATAATAGGTCCTCAAGCAGATGTCATTAAAGAAGGCTCCACTTTTTCTCCAGATATAGACAAGCTTGCGGTAAAGATAAATGCTGATACCAATGAGAGCAATCCAGTAAAAGATGTAGTAGTGGAAACCACTACGAGAATTGTCATAGGCAGTAATGAAAAGGAATACCTTTTTACTGAAAGAGCAGAGCTTCCAAAAGGCTATACTTTTATACCCAGCAGGATAAAGCCTGAAGCAAACAGCATAGTGCCCGGCGAAATTCACGTAACAAAGAAAAACGATGGCACATATGTAATTCCTCAAGATTTGATGATAGGTATATATGGCAAGAATTTTGCAATCTACAAATATACAGTAGATGGTGCCATAAAAGCTGTATACCCAATTATAAGCTTTGGGGATGTAAAAATTAATAAAAACGAAAATAGCAATATTCAGCTTTATGTAATGGACGATGCCGGAAATATAATGGATGGTTCAACAGGCCAGGAAGCAGGCACCAGGATTCTTTTGACAATACCGAAAGACACCAAAATTCCTGAAGAATATGTAAACACAAATGTTCCTGTAGTAGTTACAAATCCGGTTAGAAATTCCGATGTTCCCGGTCTTTCTTCAGAAAGTTCGCTAATGGTGAAGTTTATATTGTCAAAGGATGACAAAACTCCTGTTATTGAAAGCGTAGTTCCTGATGTAGTAACCGTAAGCGGCGGCGAAACAGTAACTATAAAGGGAAGTAATTTCCTACAAGATGTTAAGGTTTTTATTGATGGAAAGGAAGTTTCGAGTATAAGACGAGAAGGAGACGGCAAAACCATAACATTTAAAGCACCGCCGGGCAGAGAAGGCACTACACAGCTTCAGGTTATAAACCCCGGCGGCGGCATTGCGGTAAAAGAGTTTAATTATGTCAAAACATATACAGACCCGAAGATTACTGATTTTGCTCCTAAGGTAGGCAACACAGGCACGTTGGTCTTAGTTACCGGAGATAATTTTCTTGCGCCTGATCCCACATCTACCGGTACAACCACTTCTGAAATATATAAATTGATAGGCACAAGGATACTTCTTCAAAATCAAGATATAAATGAATACAATACTGATCCGGAAACTAAGCGCATCACACTGCAATATTATGCATCACCGGAAAACGATGAAATTTTAAGCATCGGTGAAACAGTTGATGGCAGAAAGTATTTGAAAATTGCTGATTACTGGCACAGTATAGTTTTCAAAGATTCCCAAGACAAGTTTTACACACTAAAGCAGGATTTTCAAGGAAACGCCATACTTTCCGACGGAGTTAAAAATACATACACAATAGGTATAAAGTATGATGATACTTCTAATGACTATGCACTTATGGCCTCTAAAGAAGGAGGCAGCGATTATAAAATTGAAATTGATACAGTAAATGAAATTATCAACGGCAAAGATGTAAAAGTCACTACACTTTTAATAAAAGAAAACCCGAGCATCAAACTCTATATGCAGACTTTATATAAAGTCGATGACAGCGGTGTTATAGTTGGCAATAACGTAAAAGTAATTGACAAGAATAAAATTATATTTAAAGTGCCGAAACTTTCCGCAGGTGACGGTTATTATGACCTAACAGTACTAAATCCGGATACCAAAAGAGATAGCCGAACAGGCACCCAAGGTTTTTATTACTATACTCAGCCCCAATCAAGACCTAAAATCGTTAAAATTGTCCCTGACAAAGGTTCGACTGACGGAGGATATACTGTAGATATTATAGGTGAAGACTTTAAAGATGACGGCACATATAAGTCTAAGGTTTTTATAAACGGTGTAGAAGTTAAAAAAGAAGATACAATTGTAAGTGTTGATGGAAAAACCATAACAGTAAAAGTGCCTCCCTTCAGCGGCGATTTATCAAAGGAAAAAGGGACGGATCGCATAACAGTTCCCGTAGTAGTGTTAAATCCTGACGGTGCAAGCGCTGGCAAGGAAGATGGCTTTACATACATGGTACCCACCAGTTATCCTCGCATAACTCGGGTAGTGCCGTCTCAAGGCAGTGCTGCCGGCAAGCAAATTGTCGAAATAACAGGCAGCGATTTTAGATATTTTGAACCTTACAACGATGATAACAGAAATCAAATCAAAGATGAAAATGAGATATATCAAGATTTAAACGGCAACGGTATATGGGATGATTTCAGACCTTCCGCGGTAAAGGAAAGACTTGGCAATTCTTTTGACGAAAACAAGGACATTATTCAAAACCTGAAAGACTATTATGGAGAAAATTTTGACAAAATAGTGTTGTCGGTTTTGCCGAAAATATATTTTGGAAATCAGACAGCCGAAATAGTAGAATTTGCTGACGGATATTTAAAAGTTAAGACTCCGGCAGCATCTGCCGGCACAGTAGATGTTTATATAGTAAACAATGATTCCGGAATATCAAACAAAGTAAAATATACCTATACATCCACGAAGCCTGTCATAACTCGGATAGTACCCTCTGAAGGTAAAAAACAGGGCGGCGACCGGGTGGAGGTTTTCGGCTCCGGCTTTGCGCAAAGCGATATGAGGATAGTTGATGCAGATGGAGCAGTAAATTTAAAGCAGATGGCAGCAATTCGATTTGGGAATATCACCAATCGCAATATTCCAAGAGAAGAAGAAAATTCAGGCAGGATAGACAATCAGCGGACCACTGTAAACCTTGCAGGAGGTCTTAGGGTAGAATATGCCAATGGCAAAATATACCTTACGCTTTCAGAAGGCGGCCGTGAGTTTGTAACATTAAATCCCATACCCTTTGACGGAAATGCCATGTTTGTTTCAACACGACTATTAAAAGCAGAAGGAACAAACCCTTATCCTTACAGTGAGCTTATTCGCCTTGAAATTTCCGACAGGAGATTGTTTGTGGAGCGGGGATATGCACCAGAAGTAGAATTCTTAAATAGTGGCCAGCTTGTTGTAACGACGCCTGCATATTATACTATCGGGCAGGTAGAGGTTACCTTGATAAATCCTGATGGTGGAACTGCTCAGAGCACTTTTATGTATAAATATCCTGCCAGCAGTCCGTATATTGTAAATCTAACTAAAGAAGGAAAATCTCCCGAAGATGCGAATATAAACGGCAGAGATATAAAAGTCTTATATTTAACATATAAGGGAGGAAATACGGTAAGCGTTATCGGCGGCGACTTTAGAGAAAACGCCAAGATTCAAATCTCTGACGTGGCAACGATAGAGCCAAAAGATATAACTTACACCCTTCCTACAAAACTTACATTTACAATGCCTCAAGTTCCGGAAAGCGCTGTAGGCAAGCTCCACAGATTAGTTGTTATTAACGAAGATGGCGGGCAGGCGGCATCAGACAAAGTAAGCCCAAAACCCATTTATATTATGTTTGTTAAAGGAGAAACTTCTCCTGCAATAACCAAAATAACGCCAGATAAAGGGCCTTCCTCAGGTGGCACTAGTGTAAAAATTGAAGGCAAAGACTTTCGCGAAGGTTTAAAAGTTTATTTTGGAGAAACTCCGGTTCCGGAGGATAATATACAGGTTATCGACTATAAAACCATACTGGCAGTGACTCCACCCCATGCTTCAGGCACCGTGGATGTAAAAGTAGAAAATCCGGATGGCGAACTTTCAGCTCCATCAGGAAAGTTTACATATCTTAGCACTCCCAAAATATCTGCAGTGGTCGATCCTACAGATCCTTCCGAAACCACTAAGATTACACGAATTTCGATAAACGGTGGCCAAAGGATAAAGATAAAGGGCACGGGCTTTATGACGGGAGCACGAGTAATATTTGCGCCAAGCCTTAAAAAAATTGATAGCGAAAGCGACGCATCAGGCACCATAGTCTATGTAGATGGTATACCCTATCTATTGGAAAACGGCATTGATGGCACTGGTGTAAATGTCATAGATTCTCAAACAATAACTGTCATAACCGCACCGGCAAAACTTGACAGTAAAGGTGTCTTAGTAATAAATCCGGACGGCGGCGCCACTGACATTTACGAGCAGCTTACTTATGGACTGCCGGAACTTAGCGCTCCTATGAATGTAACAGCAGAACTTGTATATGACCGCTATATTAAAATAAGTTGGTCAGCAGTAGAAAGCGCCAAAGGCTACGAAATTTATGCTGTAGTCGATGACAATAATATAGACTTTGTTGGAAATACTGAACTTACCAGCTTCGTTTATAGCGATTTAGAGCCTTATACCATGTATAAATTTGTAGTAAAAGCCCTGGGTGATTTCGGATCTTCGCCTCCCTCCGCCGAAAGCAACACCGTAAGAACAGGCGGCAGGGTAGGGCCTTCAGATGAAGATGGAGGCCTTGTGGAAGAAACTACCACAGAAAAAATCGGCAATACTGTGCGCATAGTTATAGGAACCAAAGATTATAGAAAAGACATTACCGTAAATCTTGTGGACAGCAATTTCCTAGGCGCAAATACTGTGACGATTACGATGCCTGTAGAGATAATATCAAAATCCAACTCCGGTGATATAACTATTCTGGGGAAAGATTTTACATTAAAATTCAATCCTAAAGCCTTCTATACATCTAAAGTTCGGCAGTATGAAGACAAAGACAATACGGGAGTAAGATTTGAAATAACTTATGGCACAGAAAGCACAGGATTTGGAAATCGCACCCTTCTTTCCGGCCAATTGTTAATGAAAGCAGGGCTTTATGTAGGAAGCGACACATTTGATTTAGATTATTTAAACGACTCAATGCAATTTGGCGTTGATTTTGACAGGGCTAAAGCTAATCTAAGAAAAATAACTAACATTGCCTTGTACCGCTACGATGATGCTAAAGGAGATTGGACGAGCATTTATGAAAGATACAGCGGTCCCGATGTGTCGGTTAAGACAACAATTAACCGGCTGGGCAAATACGCAGTTTTTGGAACAAGGGGGTAA
- a CDS encoding MATE family efflux transporter — protein sequence MLRFALPAIISLLVSELYGMVDTFYVGRYVGPNAIGALTVAFPIQRLLSATGLLIAVGACTKVAKYFGEKDYENLKITITTAIVLTTIVMTVMPLSIYFFLDKILIKIGASNVTLPMAKTYAAVVLAGGIFQGLTFVTCYIINSLGNPKVTLYATSLGTVANIIIDAIFVIGCNMGVKGAAIATVISQIASCSFALYNFYKVSKSINLMDSFKFDIEILKSIIAIGFTTFVIEISDAVVAVILNNVLFAHGGDRAIIISGTIMKVSMFMYINIIGITSAMQPIVAFNYGAGDFDRLRETIKKTIKVVALSSIFLWGIMMLYAEPMIASFVKDEALVKECARAYRIMISIFPTVGLYYVAIYAYQAMGDAGTSFLLSIYRQLVIFIPVMLIFVRHWGVTGAWFAYPASDFIAAITGIIYIQRVKEDINEYADDMEAEMIV from the coding sequence TTGCTTCGATTTGCTCTGCCGGCGATAATCTCCTTGCTTGTCTCTGAGCTTTATGGTATGGTGGACACATTTTATGTCGGCAGATATGTAGGCCCGAATGCTATTGGAGCATTAACCGTGGCTTTTCCTATTCAAAGGCTTTTATCGGCTACAGGGCTTTTAATAGCTGTAGGCGCATGCACGAAAGTTGCGAAATATTTTGGAGAAAAGGATTACGAAAATCTTAAAATTACAATTACAACTGCTATAGTGCTTACTACAATTGTAATGACCGTGATGCCGCTTTCTATATATTTCTTTTTGGACAAGATTTTAATAAAAATTGGAGCAAGCAACGTTACTTTGCCTATGGCAAAAACTTATGCCGCAGTGGTGCTGGCCGGCGGGATTTTTCAAGGATTGACCTTTGTTACTTGTTATATCATAAATTCCCTGGGAAATCCGAAAGTTACATTATATGCTACATCGCTGGGCACAGTGGCAAACATAATAATTGATGCAATCTTTGTTATCGGCTGCAACATGGGCGTAAAAGGTGCGGCAATAGCAACGGTAATATCTCAAATTGCATCGTGCAGTTTTGCGCTTTACAATTTCTACAAAGTTTCAAAATCTATTAACCTAATGGACAGTTTTAAATTTGATATAGAAATACTAAAATCTATAATAGCAATAGGTTTTACAACATTTGTCATAGAGATATCAGATGCTGTCGTAGCAGTTATACTTAATAATGTGCTTTTTGCCCACGGCGGTGATAGGGCAATAATTATATCAGGCACGATTATGAAGGTATCCATGTTTATGTATATAAACATTATTGGGATAACCTCGGCCATGCAGCCTATAGTAGCTTTTAACTATGGTGCCGGAGATTTTGACCGCTTAAGGGAAACTATAAAGAAAACTATTAAGGTAGTTGCCCTTTCATCTATATTCCTGTGGGGGATAATGATGCTGTATGCAGAACCCATGATAGCAAGTTTTGTAAAGGATGAAGCATTGGTAAAAGAATGTGCCCGGGCATATAGAATTATGATAAGTATTTTCCCAACTGTGGGCCTGTATTATGTAGCAATTTACGCGTATCAGGCCATGGGGGATGCAGGCACAAGTTTTCTCCTTTCGATATATAGACAGCTCGTTATTTTTATACCGGTTATGCTCATATTTGTAAGACACTGGGGCGTGACTGGTGCCTGGTTTGCATATCCTGCATCGGATTTTATTGCTGCGATTACGGGAATTATATACATTCAGCGAGTCAAAGAGGACATAAATGAATATGCAGACGATATGGAAGCTGAAATGATAGTATAG